In Dehalococcoidia bacterium, the following proteins share a genomic window:
- a CDS encoding adenylosuccinate synthase: MPAYAVIGGQWGDEGKGKVVDYLARDMHIVARYSGGNNAGHTVMTDKGQFAFHLVPSGIFWPQVTCVIGNGVVIDPEVLLQEIEGLEKQGVETRRLQVSDRAHLIMPYHILLDRLEEEARGKGAIGTTGKGVGPAYVDKAGRMGIRVGDLLDLEALLPRLKVVLEQKNRIITRVYGAEPFALETVYAQCRRWAERLRPFIAPVEVTVREALAKGHRILLEGAQGSLLDLDHGTYPFVTSSYPTVGGACIGLGLPPSAIHGVLGVYKAYTTRVGGGPLPTELTDATGDAIRERAWEYGTTTGRPRRCGWFDAVAARYSAMVNGVNMAVLTRLDVLDGFHPVRICVAYRLNGKVVDHFPSSTALLARCTPIYEDLPGWDRPTAGLTRWEDLPPEAQRYAKRLEDLLGCPLALISTGPRRHETIELRRITA; the protein is encoded by the coding sequence ATGCCAGCCTATGCCGTCATTGGGGGCCAGTGGGGGGACGAAGGCAAGGGCAAGGTGGTGGACTACCTGGCCCGCGATATGCACATCGTGGCCCGCTACTCCGGGGGGAATAACGCCGGCCATACGGTGATGACCGATAAGGGCCAGTTCGCCTTCCACCTGGTGCCCTCGGGCATCTTCTGGCCCCAGGTAACCTGTGTCATAGGCAACGGGGTGGTCATAGACCCCGAGGTGCTCTTGCAAGAAATAGAGGGCTTGGAGAAGCAGGGCGTGGAGACCCGTCGCCTCCAGGTCAGCGACCGCGCCCATCTGATTATGCCCTACCACATCCTCCTGGACAGGCTGGAGGAGGAGGCCCGGGGCAAGGGGGCCATTGGCACCACAGGCAAGGGGGTAGGCCCGGCGTATGTGGACAAGGCCGGGCGTATGGGCATCCGCGTGGGCGACCTGTTGGACCTGGAAGCCCTCCTGCCGCGTTTGAAGGTCGTCTTGGAACAGAAAAACCGCATCATCACCCGGGTCTACGGGGCAGAGCCCTTCGCTTTGGAGACTGTCTACGCCCAGTGTCGTCGGTGGGCAGAGCGCCTGCGCCCCTTCATCGCCCCGGTGGAGGTGACGGTGCGGGAGGCCCTGGCCAAAGGCCACCGCATCCTGCTGGAGGGGGCCCAGGGCTCTCTGCTAGACCTGGATCACGGCACTTACCCCTTCGTGACCTCCTCGTATCCGACCGTCGGAGGGGCGTGCATTGGGCTTGGCCTCCCTCCCAGTGCCATCCACGGCGTCCTCGGGGTTTACAAGGCGTATACCACCCGTGTGGGGGGTGGCCCTTTGCCCACCGAACTCACCGACGCCACGGGGGACGCCATCCGCGAGCGTGCATGGGAATACGGGACCACCACCGGCCGCCCCCGCAGGTGTGGGTGGTTTGACGCCGTGGCTGCCCGCTACTCGGCCATGGTCAATGGAGTAAACATGGCCGTGCTCACACGCCTGGATGTCTTGGACGGCTTCCATCCCGTTCGTATCTGCGTGGCCTATCGGCTCAACGGCAAAGTGGTAGACCACTTCCCCAGTAGCACCGCCCTGTTGGCCCGCTGCACCCCTATCTATGAGGACCTCCCCGGCTGGGACCGCCCCACCGCCGGGCTGACCCGCTGGGAGGACCTCCCCCCCGAAGCCCAGCGCTACGCCAAGCGCCTGGAGGACCTGCTGGGGTGTCCCCTGGCCCTCATCTCCACCGGCCCCCGTCGCCACGAGACCATTGAACTGCGGCGCATTACTGCGTAG
- a CDS encoding Gfo/Idh/MocA family oxidoreductase translates to MAEQPVRIGIVGAGNNTRVRHIPGFRAIPGVEIVSVCNRTRESSERVAREFGIPKIYEDWLELVRSPEIDAVCIGTWPYMHCPVTLAALEAGKHVLTEARMAMNAREARIMLEASRRNPHLVTQVVPSPYTFKVDRTVQDLIAEGFLGEILALELRACAPTFVDRTSPLHWRQDRTVSGYNTLNMGIWYEAIMRWIGPASKVMAMTKVVVKQRRDAEGILRAVEVPDHVDIVCEFVCGAQGHMRFSAVTGLAPRTEVWLFGSEGTLLLDAESLTLYGGRRGDKALQEIPIPPEKAGRWRVEEEFINAIRGKEKVKLTTFEDGVRYMEFTEAVIRSAQTGQAIPLPLPSV, encoded by the coding sequence ATGGCAGAGCAACCGGTGCGCATCGGTATCGTGGGAGCAGGCAACAACACCCGCGTGCGCCACATCCCTGGCTTTCGCGCCATCCCCGGCGTGGAGATTGTGAGCGTCTGTAACCGCACGCGGGAGTCCAGCGAGCGGGTGGCACGGGAGTTCGGCATCCCCAAAATCTACGAGGACTGGTTGGAGTTGGTGCGCTCTCCCGAGATAGATGCCGTGTGCATCGGCACCTGGCCCTATATGCATTGCCCTGTCACCTTGGCTGCCCTGGAGGCGGGCAAGCATGTGCTCACCGAGGCGCGCATGGCCATGAACGCCCGGGAGGCGCGGATAATGCTGGAGGCGTCCCGCAGGAACCCCCACCTGGTTACCCAGGTTGTCCCTTCTCCCTATACCTTCAAGGTTGACCGCACGGTACAAGACCTGATCGCCGAGGGTTTCCTGGGAGAAATCCTGGCGTTGGAGCTACGGGCGTGTGCACCCACCTTTGTGGACCGCACCAGCCCCCTCCACTGGCGCCAGGACCGCACCGTCAGCGGATATAACACCCTGAACATGGGCATCTGGTATGAGGCAATCATGCGCTGGATCGGCCCCGCCAGCAAGGTCATGGCTATGACTAAGGTGGTGGTGAAGCAACGGCGCGATGCCGAGGGCATCCTGCGGGCGGTGGAGGTGCCGGACCATGTGGACATTGTGTGTGAGTTTGTGTGTGGGGCGCAGGGACACATGCGGTTCAGCGCCGTGACGGGCCTGGCCCCCCGCACCGAGGTGTGGCTGTTCGGGAGCGAGGGGACGCTGCTGCTGGATGCGGAAAGCTTGACCCTCTACGGTGGGCGCCGGGGCGATAAGGCCTTGCAAGAAATTCCCATTCCTCCCGAAAAGGCCGGCCGCTGGCGGGTGGAGGAGGAGTTCATCAACGCCATCCGCGGCAAAGAGAAGGTGAAACTGACCACCTTTGAGGACGGCGTTCGCTATATGGAGTTCACCGAGGCGGTTATCCGCTCCGCCCAGACGGGCCAGGCCATCCCCCTGCCCTTGCCGTCGGTTTAG
- a CDS encoding AEC family transporter, with protein sequence MPVLTVFLNVVLPVFLVAGVGLALQRVLRLNPGPLGQVVLYAFGPGLAFYNLATTTMEMPLLGRIALFTILLIGVMYVLGWGVARLLRLDRVGESSFLLTVVFMNAGNMGLSVALLAFGEEGLALALVFFIVEATLGNTLGIYLAARGEANPRQALGQVLRMPILYGAVLGLLANLTDVSVPQPILASTRFLSQATIPAMLIVLGLQLGTAWGRPPWKALGASLVLRLGVSVGVALVLVRALGLEGLAGKVMVVLAAMPTPVFVTIYATQFRLDANLLVHAVVVSSLASMVTLTALLWWLQ encoded by the coding sequence GTGCCGGTCCTGACGGTTTTCCTGAATGTGGTGCTCCCCGTCTTCCTGGTGGCGGGGGTGGGGCTGGCGCTCCAGCGCGTCCTGCGCCTGAACCCAGGCCCCCTGGGGCAGGTGGTGCTGTATGCCTTCGGCCCCGGCCTGGCCTTCTACAATCTGGCCACCACCACTATGGAGATGCCCCTTCTGGGGCGCATCGCTCTGTTCACCATCCTCCTCATTGGAGTGATGTATGTGCTGGGGTGGGGGGTGGCTCGCCTCCTGCGCCTGGACCGGGTGGGGGAGAGCAGTTTTTTGCTCACCGTGGTCTTTATGAATGCGGGCAACATGGGGCTGTCGGTGGCCCTGCTGGCCTTTGGGGAGGAGGGGCTGGCGCTGGCATTGGTGTTCTTTATTGTGGAGGCGACTCTGGGCAATACCTTAGGGATATACCTGGCCGCACGGGGGGAGGCCAACCCTCGCCAGGCGTTGGGGCAGGTGTTACGCATGCCCATCCTATACGGGGCGGTGCTGGGCCTGCTCGCCAACCTGACCGATGTGTCTGTTCCCCAGCCCATCCTCGCAAGCACACGTTTTTTGTCTCAGGCGACCATCCCCGCTATGCTCATTGTGCTGGGCCTGCAGTTGGGCACGGCGTGGGGACGCCCCCCGTGGAAGGCGCTGGGGGCGTCGCTGGTCCTGCGGCTGGGGGTATCGGTGGGGGTGGCCCTGGTGCTGGTGCGGGCGCTAGGACTGGAGGGGCTGGCGGGCAAGGTGATGGTGGTGTTGGCGGCCATGCCCACACCCGTGTTCGTAACTATCTACGCCACCCAGTTTCGCTTGGATGCCAACCTGCTGGTCCATGCTGTGGTGGTTAGTAGCCTGGCCAGCATGGTAACGCTCACCGCTCTCTTGTGGTGGCTCCAGTGA
- a CDS encoding MFS transporter encodes MRTQSGVLALWRDLPRRLPFYYGWVVVACVAAALVARQGASVAVLSVFVKPMGDAFGWSRAQLSGAVSVGNIVGALTAPIWGRWADRAGAQGVLILSVLLVGVGAIALSQVSTLWGFYVAYGMARLAFASTVEIGANTAIATWFIRRRAVATAVANFLGGLAQGALPIIVQAVIGWRDWRAGWLAVAGVAMGVGLLPNAVLVRRRPEDVGLAPDGVRSPTTTGASPMQAPRPAGEVSFTLRDALRTPTLWILASFTGIAFLVQAGVSLHQAPHLMQRGIPPVLAAGMVSGFGFASSTSNLLWGLAASRWPIRYVLVATTAVMVAGVSMLFIARHPVQGFAGTILFGAGVGGLLTLVPVAWANYYGRANLGTIRGVTLPVQVGGQAMGPLLIGALYDWRQSYEVALLVAGALAALAGCLALLARPPRLTGATTRER; translated from the coding sequence ATGCGCACTCAATCGGGTGTCCTTGCCCTCTGGCGCGATCTGCCCCGCCGCCTGCCCTTTTATTACGGATGGGTTGTGGTGGCGTGTGTGGCGGCGGCGCTGGTGGCCCGACAAGGGGCCTCGGTAGCGGTGCTATCGGTGTTCGTGAAGCCTATGGGGGACGCCTTCGGATGGTCGCGCGCCCAGTTATCGGGGGCGGTATCGGTGGGCAACATCGTGGGGGCCCTCACGGCACCCATCTGGGGGCGCTGGGCCGACCGGGCGGGTGCGCAAGGGGTGCTTATCCTCAGCGTGCTGTTGGTAGGCGTAGGTGCCATCGCCCTGTCCCAGGTCTCCACCTTGTGGGGGTTCTATGTAGCCTATGGAATGGCACGCCTGGCCTTCGCCTCCACGGTAGAAATCGGGGCCAACACCGCCATTGCCACCTGGTTCATTCGGCGGCGGGCTGTGGCCACAGCGGTCGCCAACTTCTTGGGGGGATTGGCGCAAGGGGCCTTGCCCATTATCGTGCAGGCGGTTATCGGGTGGCGGGATTGGCGCGCCGGATGGCTGGCCGTGGCGGGGGTGGCCATGGGGGTGGGACTGCTCCCTAACGCCGTGCTGGTGCGTCGCCGTCCCGAGGATGTGGGCCTGGCGCCCGATGGTGTGCGCTCGCCTACGACAACAGGGGCCTCTCCTATGCAGGCCCCCCGTCCCGCCGGGGAGGTCTCCTTCACCCTGCGTGATGCCCTGCGCACCCCCACCTTGTGGATTCTCGCCTCCTTTACCGGCATCGCCTTCCTAGTGCAGGCGGGGGTAAGCCTCCACCAGGCTCCCCACCTGATGCAGAGGGGAATACCTCCTGTGCTGGCGGCGGGTATGGTGAGCGGGTTCGGCTTCGCCTCCTCCACCTCCAACCTGCTCTGGGGATTGGCGGCGTCCCGCTGGCCTATTCGCTATGTGTTGGTGGCCACAACGGCGGTCATGGTGGCAGGGGTAAGCATGCTCTTCATCGCCCGCCACCCAGTCCAAGGGTTTGCAGGCACCATCCTCTTCGGGGCAGGTGTGGGGGGACTGCTTACCTTGGTGCCCGTGGCTTGGGCCAACTACTATGGGAGGGCCAACTTGGGCACCATCCGGGGGGTTACCCTGCCTGTGCAGGTGGGGGGCCAGGCTATGGGGCCTCTCCTCATCGGGGCGCTCTATGACTGGCGCCAGTCGTATGAGGTGGCCTTACTGGTGGCGGGCGCACTGGCCGCTTTAGCGGGGTGCTTAGCCCTGTTAGCGCGCCCCCCACGCCTCACTGGAGCCACCACAAGAGAGCGGTGA
- a CDS encoding aldehyde dehydrogenase family protein produces the protein MPQPERIYNYIAGQWLPAASEATLEDRSPHDWRQVLSIFPRSQKEDAHKAVAAAREAFPAWRRLSRIKRAEFLDAVAQMVKRDQETLALLMAQECGKPLVECRADVVEGLHTLQYWFGRARMPLGDVLASEIAEKDSYALRKPKGVVVCITPWNFPFAIPLWLICPSLMEGNTVILKPAEETPLLAQRIVQYFHEAGLPPGVLNLVHGYGEEAGWPLVVHPETDVVLFTGSYQVGSLIRQETAKHPHKFAVCEMGGKNAMIIFEDCDFDLTVNAAIMAAFRTSGQRCVSASRLFVQESMMERFTQAFVEKARRLRIGDPTREDTFIGPLITPQAREKVEGYNRLAREEGAQVLLEVGRPSDSALQYGNYIGPFIYQMTHDSRKRVLREEVFGPHVALIPFIDAEDAVRKYNDADYAFALAVCTRDYRTQRFIREECEFGVGYVNLPTIGAEVHLPFGGLRRSGTGMPSASALADAVTHRVAWTVNHGTEIRMAQGLTSQVP, from the coding sequence ATGCCCCAGCCGGAGCGCATCTACAACTACATCGCCGGCCAGTGGCTCCCCGCCGCCAGCGAGGCCACTCTGGAAGACCGCTCCCCCCACGACTGGCGACAGGTGCTGAGCATCTTCCCCCGCTCCCAGAAGGAGGATGCGCACAAAGCGGTGGCGGCAGCACGGGAGGCCTTCCCCGCATGGCGGCGCCTCTCCCGCATCAAGCGGGCCGAGTTCCTGGACGCCGTCGCCCAGATGGTCAAACGCGACCAGGAGACCCTCGCCCTTCTGATGGCCCAGGAGTGCGGCAAGCCCCTCGTGGAGTGCCGTGCCGATGTGGTGGAGGGCCTGCACACCCTTCAATACTGGTTCGGTCGGGCGCGCATGCCCCTGGGGGATGTGCTGGCCTCGGAGATAGCCGAGAAGGACAGTTACGCCCTGCGCAAACCGAAGGGGGTGGTGGTGTGCATTACCCCCTGGAACTTCCCCTTTGCCATCCCTTTGTGGCTCATCTGCCCCTCCCTTATGGAGGGCAACACTGTCATCCTTAAACCCGCCGAAGAGACACCCCTGCTGGCCCAACGCATCGTTCAGTACTTCCACGAGGCCGGCCTGCCCCCGGGGGTGCTGAACCTGGTGCACGGGTATGGGGAGGAGGCGGGCTGGCCCCTGGTGGTGCACCCGGAGACCGATGTGGTTCTGTTCACCGGCTCCTACCAAGTCGGTTCCCTTATACGGCAAGAGACAGCCAAACACCCCCATAAGTTTGCCGTGTGCGAGATGGGGGGCAAGAACGCCATGATCATTTTTGAGGACTGCGACTTTGACCTCACGGTCAACGCCGCTATTATGGCCGCCTTCCGCACCTCCGGGCAACGCTGTGTGTCGGCGTCCCGTCTGTTCGTGCAAGAGAGCATGATGGAGCGCTTCACCCAGGCCTTTGTGGAAAAGGCCCGCCGCCTGCGCATCGGCGACCCCACTCGGGAGGACACCTTCATCGGCCCCCTGATTACCCCCCAGGCGCGGGAGAAGGTGGAGGGGTATAATCGCCTCGCCCGCGAGGAGGGTGCCCAGGTACTACTTGAGGTGGGCCGTCCCTCGGACAGCGCCCTGCAATACGGCAACTACATCGGCCCCTTCATTTACCAGATGACCCACGACAGCCGCAAGCGGGTGTTACGGGAGGAGGTGTTCGGCCCCCATGTGGCCCTTATCCCCTTCATTGACGCCGAGGATGCCGTCCGTAAGTATAACGATGCCGACTACGCCTTCGCCCTAGCCGTATGCACCCGGGACTATCGCACACAGCGCTTCATCCGCGAGGAGTGTGAGTTCGGTGTGGGTTATGTCAACTTACCTACTATCGGAGCGGAGGTGCACCTGCCTTTTGGGGGCCTCCGCCGCAGTGGGACGGGCATGCCCTCCGCCTCGGCCCTGGCCGATGCCGTTACCCATCGGGTCGCCTGGACGGTCAACCACGGCACGGAAATCCGCATGGCCCAGGGCTTGACCAGCCAGGTGCCTTAG
- a CDS encoding DUF5679 domain-containing protein produces MAEAYCFKCRKKVTIRNATQVTLRNKRPAIQGVCPSCGTKVFRIGKA; encoded by the coding sequence ATGGCCGAGGCCTATTGCTTCAAGTGTCGCAAGAAGGTTACCATTCGCAACGCCACGCAGGTAACGCTGCGGAACAAGCGCCCGGCGATTCAGGGGGTGTGCCCCTCCTGTGGCACCAAGGTGTTCCGCATCGGCAAGGCGTAG
- a CDS encoding MOSC domain-containing protein has translation MDTQPPSGRVMAVCLRPTSGIPKFPQPAITLTNQGVEGDWHAGPVNKHKKRGDPEPNWRQVSVVAQEVYTDLEEALGIRLQAGAFGENILVEGLGDLSGLKPGDRLHLGAEAVIEVTQQNRPCATLQVHHPDIVGMVVGRRGVVGVVLRPGVVRPGDRVWVERPTA, from the coding sequence ATGGACACACAGCCCCCGAGCGGCCGGGTTATGGCTGTCTGCCTGCGCCCGACCAGTGGAATTCCCAAGTTTCCACAACCCGCCATTACCCTCACCAATCAGGGGGTGGAGGGCGACTGGCACGCTGGCCCCGTCAACAAGCATAAGAAGCGGGGCGACCCCGAACCCAACTGGCGGCAGGTCAGTGTTGTGGCCCAGGAGGTCTATACCGACCTAGAGGAGGCGCTGGGCATCCGCCTTCAGGCGGGCGCTTTTGGGGAGAACATCCTGGTAGAGGGGCTAGGCGACCTCTCCGGCCTGAAGCCTGGGGACCGTCTGCACCTGGGCGCGGAGGCTGTAATAGAAGTAACCCAGCAGAACCGCCCCTGTGCAACCCTCCAAGTGCACCACCCCGACATCGTGGGCATGGTCGTGGGGCGGCGGGGGGTTGTGGGAGTAGTCCTCCGCCCGGGTGTGGTACGCCCTGGGGATAGGGTGTGGGTGGAAAGACCCACCGCCTAG
- the moaA gene encoding GTP 3',8-cyclase MoaA, which translates to MPQTPMTITDRFGRPLRDLRLSVTDRCNFRCPFCMPHEALGFRYRFLPKEEILTFEEITRLVRILVSLGVRKVRLTGGEPLLRNQIETLIAHLAGIEGLEDLALTTNGFLLAQKAQALKDAGLKRVTVSLHSLDPQVFGRMNGRAFGPQRVIEGIEEATRVGLGPVKINVVVQRGVNEDEVLALARFCRERGYIIRFIEYMDVGSLNHWRVDDVVSAQEILQRIHAVFPLEPLPRGYGDTALRYRYRDGGGEIGIIASVTQPFCGDCTRLRLSAEGKAYTCLFATEGYDLKSPLRAGASDDDLRQHIIALWSQRADRYSEERSTHPARPGRKVEMFQVGG; encoded by the coding sequence ATGCCCCAAACCCCAATGACCATCACCGACCGCTTCGGCAGGCCCCTGCGCGACCTGCGCCTCTCTGTTACCGACCGGTGCAACTTCCGCTGCCCCTTCTGCATGCCCCACGAGGCCCTGGGCTTCCGCTACCGCTTCCTCCCTAAAGAGGAGATACTTACATTTGAAGAGATCACCCGCCTCGTCCGCATTCTCGTCTCCCTGGGGGTGCGCAAAGTGCGCCTCACCGGGGGAGAGCCTCTCCTGCGCAATCAGATCGAGACCCTCATCGCCCACCTGGCCGGCATAGAGGGGCTGGAGGACCTGGCCCTGACCACCAACGGCTTTCTCCTGGCCCAGAAAGCCCAGGCCCTCAAGGACGCCGGCCTGAAGCGGGTTACCGTCAGCCTCCACTCCTTGGACCCCCAGGTCTTCGGCAGGATGAACGGGCGCGCCTTCGGCCCCCAACGCGTCATCGAGGGCATAGAAGAGGCCACTCGGGTGGGCCTGGGGCCTGTGAAGATCAATGTGGTGGTCCAGCGGGGCGTCAATGAGGACGAGGTGCTTGCCCTGGCCCGCTTCTGCAGAGAGCGGGGCTACATCATCCGCTTCATTGAATACATGGATGTGGGAAGCCTCAATCACTGGCGTGTGGATGATGTGGTCTCCGCCCAGGAGATTCTCCAGCGCATCCACGCCGTCTTCCCCCTGGAGCCTCTGCCCCGAGGCTATGGAGACACCGCCCTGCGCTACCGCTATCGGGACGGGGGCGGGGAGATAGGCATCATCGCCTCGGTTACCCAACCTTTTTGTGGCGACTGCACCCGTCTGCGCCTATCCGCCGAGGGGAAGGCGTATACCTGCCTGTTCGCCACAGAGGGCTATGACCTGAAGAGCCCCCTACGCGCCGGGGCATCGGACGACGACCTACGCCAGCACATCATAGCCCTCTGGAGCCAGCGGGCAGACCGCTATTCCGAAGAGCGGAGCACCCATCCCGCTCGCCCCGGGCGCAAGGTAGAGATGTTCCAAGTGGGAGGGTAA
- the rdgB gene encoding RdgB/HAM1 family non-canonical purine NTP pyrophosphatase encodes MAPAHAHHTSLSEPPIFLLATTNPGKVQELLPILSQAPCRWVTLADLGITTEVKETGHTCAENAILKARTYCQMTGLPTLADDSGLEVDALGGEPGARAKVYAGENATDPQRIAFLLQKLQGVPWERRTARFRSVIALAFPDGRVYAVEGTLEGIIALAPHGTGGFGYDPVFYLPDRGKTVAQLSLEEKNAISHRGQAARRAVALLQKILASAHPQED; translated from the coding sequence ATGGCCCCAGCCCACGCCCACCACACTTCACTCTCGGAACCTCCTATTTTCCTTCTCGCCACCACCAACCCGGGCAAGGTGCAGGAACTCCTCCCCATCCTCTCCCAAGCACCGTGCCGGTGGGTTACCCTGGCCGACCTGGGCATCACCACCGAGGTAAAGGAGACCGGCCACACCTGTGCCGAAAATGCCATCCTCAAGGCGCGCACCTATTGCCAAATGACCGGCCTCCCCACCCTTGCCGACGATTCCGGGTTAGAGGTAGACGCCCTGGGGGGTGAACCAGGGGCACGGGCCAAAGTCTACGCGGGGGAGAACGCCACCGACCCCCAACGCATCGCCTTCTTGCTCCAGAAACTGCAAGGGGTGCCCTGGGAACGGCGCACCGCACGCTTTCGCTCCGTCATCGCCCTTGCCTTCCCCGATGGACGCGTCTATGCTGTAGAGGGGACGCTGGAAGGTATTATCGCATTGGCACCTCACGGGACGGGCGGTTTCGGCTATGACCCCGTGTTCTACCTGCCCGACAGGGGCAAAACGGTGGCTCAGTTGAGCCTGGAGGAAAAAAACGCTATCAGCCACCGGGGGCAGGCGGCACGGAGGGCAGTGGCTCTGCTCCAGAAGATACTCGCCTCGGCGCATCCACAAGAAGACTAG
- a CDS encoding DUF5667 domain-containing protein, with product MKRDKELQEALSDCLDRLLRGVSVEDCLRLYPSLAADLAPLLQVAFASLKATAHLRSTPEMRARILAQVLAQRRDAAPRRRWLPQILRPWLLAPTAAVLLLGAFWGVSTASANSAPGDALYPVKTFRERVSLALARSPEAKARLATALARQRAEEMDKLISRGKDGEALEGLFHRMAVHARQAAAYWADIPTADEEATQVPSQTDLPPTPAALSPSPRAIPLPPGRARREAVRLEVRRELLEHLQVRDARWQEALRRAPPQARPSLEQAYHQWRQQIQEVLQALDNPPPRPVPPQRPGHPIPPRPRP from the coding sequence ATGAAACGAGACAAGGAACTACAGGAGGCTTTGAGCGATTGCCTAGACCGCCTCCTGCGGGGGGTGTCCGTGGAGGACTGTTTACGGCTTTACCCCTCCTTGGCTGCTGATTTGGCCCCCCTCCTGCAGGTGGCCTTCGCCTCCCTCAAGGCCACAGCGCACCTGCGCTCCACGCCCGAGATGCGCGCGCGCATTTTAGCCCAGGTGTTGGCTCAGCGCAGGGACGCCGCGCCCCGCAGGCGCTGGCTACCCCAGATTCTACGCCCGTGGCTCCTGGCTCCGACGGCGGCTGTGCTCCTTCTGGGAGCCTTTTGGGGCGTGTCCACCGCCTCGGCCAACAGTGCCCCAGGCGACGCCTTGTACCCCGTCAAGACCTTTAGGGAGCGTGTCTCCTTGGCTTTGGCCCGCTCCCCCGAAGCCAAAGCCCGCCTCGCTACCGCCCTGGCCCGTCAGCGGGCCGAAGAGATGGACAAGCTCATCTCCCGTGGGAAAGATGGCGAAGCCCTGGAGGGGCTTTTCCACCGCATGGCAGTCCACGCCCGGCAGGCCGCTGCCTACTGGGCAGACATCCCCACCGCCGACGAGGAGGCAACACAGGTGCCCTCGCAAACCGATCTGCCCCCAACACCCGCTGCGTTATCCCCCTCCCCACGCGCCATCCCTCTGCCCCCGGGGCGGGCTCGGCGGGAGGCCGTGCGTTTGGAAGTGCGCCGAGAGTTGCTGGAGCACCTGCAAGTCCGGGACGCCAGGTGGCAGGAGGCTTTGCGGCGTGCGCCGCCCCAGGCACGCCCAAGCCTGGAGCAGGCCTACCATCAGTGGCGGCAGCAGATTCAGGAGGTCCTGCAGGCCCTGGACAACCCTCCGCCCAGGCCCGTCCCTCCCCAGAGGCCCGGCCACCCTATTCCCCCCCGTCCACGCCCCTAG
- a CDS encoding sigma-70 family RNA polymerase sigma factor, protein MQKEGAVHRLDSLVAQAQKGDTQAFAQVYEELFDRVLRYMLLRVGEQAEAEDLTQEVFTRVWENLPRYQQRGMPFAAWVFRIARNLVTDRYRRSATAEHLPLDAVFGLASTADPAEDALITLDAQRLHKALAQLTDLQRQVLLLRFGAGMSIQETAQVLQKSEGAIKALQHAGVENLRKLLTAKIPSGNAP, encoded by the coding sequence ATGCAAAAAGAGGGGGCTGTCCATCGCCTGGACAGCCTTGTGGCTCAAGCCCAGAAAGGGGACACCCAGGCCTTTGCCCAGGTGTATGAGGAACTTTTTGACAGAGTGCTCCGCTATATGCTGTTGCGCGTGGGAGAACAGGCCGAGGCGGAAGACCTGACCCAAGAGGTGTTTACGCGGGTGTGGGAAAATCTCCCCCGCTATCAGCAGCGGGGGATGCCGTTTGCCGCGTGGGTATTCCGCATCGCTCGCAATCTGGTCACCGACCGGTACCGCCGGAGCGCCACCGCCGAGCACCTGCCCCTAGACGCTGTATTTGGCCTGGCCAGCACCGCCGACCCTGCTGAGGACGCCCTCATCACCCTGGATGCCCAACGCCTGCACAAAGCCCTGGCGCAGTTGACCGACCTGCAGCGCCAGGTGCTCTTATTACGCTTCGGGGCAGGCATGAGTATCCAGGAGACGGCCCAAGTCCTCCAAAAGAGCGAGGGAGCCATCAAGGCCCTGCAGCACGCTGGGGTGGAAAACCTGCGCAAACTCTTGACCGCAAAAATCCCTAGCGGAAACGCGCCATGA